In Methylocystis echinoides, one genomic interval encodes:
- a CDS encoding SDR family NAD(P)-dependent oxidoreductase: MDRLAETLPFKVPLLLIGGREEPTAELLCAARRLADRVVVEASDAKSAVMADAAGYDGVIANGSEVAGRVSKTASYILAQELRGLVRIPYWIRGGVGPRVAAATLVAGAKGWVLAEQLWLSEEGPWFLRGKKLPDFDGSESVVLGRDDDLFRISARHGRSKFKELELACARGEDWRQSLEAKLADDHDPIIPLGQDIALAAPLARRYGTTGRIIQAIRSGAEERIRQAAELKPLAPESALAKAHGVRYPILQGPMTRVSDVAPFAKSVSEADALPFLALAVMPGPQARELLLKARETMGGKPWGVGMLGFLPLELRQAQMEAIKEIKPPYAIIAGGRPSQAREMEELGVSTYLHVPSPALLQGFINEGARNFIFEGSECGGHTGPRSSFILWESALEVLLASDVKDPGSFRILFAGGVHDEISAAMVSILAAPLVERGMAVGVLMGTAYLFTEEAVRSGAVTQGFQDEALTCRDTALLQSGVGIYTRCAKTAFCDEFDDARRKLLLEGKSENDILMALELLNIGRLRIASKGVVRNETPENGGRYRPVDLETQRRDGLYMMGEVARLRSQKTTMAALHEAVTIGAGKELDAAAGVFAKPTTSVTSASGEPIAIVGMACLMPQANDVETYWRNILLGVDTIREVPPDRWRMEDYFDPNRGVKDKVYSKWGGFLEDIAFEPAAFGIPPASLSSIEPVQLLALYVAKRALQDAGFEQRPFPRDRTATIFASGAMNDLGTEYVFRTLLAKFLPRVEGISKEAAAQIKSSLYTQDLPNWTSHSFPGFLGNVVAGRVANRLDLRGANFTVDAACGSGLAALEVGVRQLRHHSADVALVGAVDATNGPVGFMSFAQTLALSPRGRCRPFDESADGIALGEAIAAVVLKRLSDAERDGDHIYAVIKGVGSSSDGRSRTLTAPSSQGQVLALQRAYEDAGVDIGSVTLIEAHGTGTVLGDRSEVEALSMAFPASQSAQKTCAVGSVKSMIGHTKIAAGLASIIKASLALDQRVLPPTIGVERPLPQFEPSPFYVNTETRPWITRPADQPRRCGVSAFGFGGTNFHTVLEEYQGEYREHDARDLNPRNAEIFTLCRSTRADLENAATTLLRAASETSQPSLAQLAYSWHLDEAKARPKNGGQVFHLSIIATSADDLKTKLRSFSDESNGGKPAPGVYFCDKTNIEASGKVCFLFPGQGSQQLNMLRDLVTSRRASHTLFERADALLEKSLSRPLSSYIFPPPALSKVEADRQKSELNDTRIAQPALGVIELAAYDLLSEFGLRPHFLAGHSFGEYVALCVAGAMSREELIRLSEARGRISAKAGGGQKMAMAAVNAAEARVAEAIAGPSLAVEIASLNAPDQTIIAGASEAIEEAIKAFDKENVRAMRLAVTAAFHTQAMGASLGELVDVLDRIDVKTPATPVFSNTIGKRFPDEPQAIKTLLGRHLVEPLRFVDEIQELYDEGARVFVECGPGVVLSRLTDNILGKRPHATLSLDVAGRPGWQQLAHVLAQCVTLGLPVNLDIWFRNRGLAPVGLEEALQRARASTNPPQLAWRVNGGRAEPWYAAKTSATGRKRHSELAPAKREDQRPEPAPSIPSERPANPASNGVIYKFDRRSKVQTDEQSHRPAAPPPTAPNIALSPTSFGAEVQSNLSSLIDLQRQQQETLWRFMEFQERLMSSGLSHSSPAAFAASAAAASLSTEAAPLPVRAATTSEPLQRAAEPPAALARRIVPPAPVLPKFVTSPSKVEPKTQVQALNGTAAPTPERRGPEPAARTPKPAEAPALPPTPQFKNDLIRVVAERTGYTEEMLDLDAHVEADLGIDSIKRIEIFSELKDHYPFMEGRDQETVFEELSNLKTLSAVVAWYDSLRSADKAGGSETGKKSPTPSQSSPEATESSNMQALAHDARRYAVIPLSAPLGADEQQELLSSDRVLLAIGAPETMSSHFRAALAARHCQFVEISAAGETKMVGANRAEVDFSSIDGVKKLSALLHDQGKRVGAIANFAMGGAEATQFEAARRLFLLLKAFESDLRSDKRGNWLLNITALDGHFGLRRTQRFGVLPAGTLGVAKTAAIEWPEVTVKCLDVDPDIDPNSLVEHAIREITSGDRATEVGFTADGRFVLDLKPDSGEDQNLSNLSLERNSVLLVTGGAYGITSDIVKAFASKFKPIIILTGRSRLSEPESPETTALKNVEELRKFLIEDMRAGNPKIKPVEIERALQRILKNREISRNLDEMRLAGARVEYHSIDLRDKQAFSKLIASIYESHGRIDGVLHGAGVVDDKLIRDKQLQSFDEVFSTKVVPAMVLAENLKPETLKFFVFFSSIAGRFGNAGQADYSAANEVINKLSGRLRVDWPHVQTVAINWGPWDGGMVRQELRAFFAAKDIYPIGLEEGTQRCLEELQYGADGPAEIVVTSSLDEIVKLTTRLKAPASAELTV, from the coding sequence ATGGACCGGCTGGCCGAGACGCTGCCTTTCAAAGTCCCCCTGTTGCTGATCGGCGGAAGAGAGGAGCCAACAGCGGAGTTGCTCTGCGCCGCGCGACGACTTGCGGATCGCGTCGTCGTCGAAGCGAGCGACGCGAAGTCTGCTGTGATGGCTGACGCTGCGGGTTATGATGGCGTCATCGCAAACGGCAGCGAGGTTGCCGGACGCGTCAGCAAGACGGCGTCGTACATCTTGGCGCAGGAGCTTCGAGGGCTCGTTCGAATTCCTTATTGGATCAGAGGCGGCGTCGGTCCGCGTGTCGCGGCCGCCACTCTTGTAGCAGGCGCCAAGGGCTGGGTTCTCGCCGAGCAGCTGTGGCTTTCTGAGGAAGGTCCCTGGTTCCTGAGAGGAAAGAAGCTGCCGGACTTCGATGGAAGCGAATCAGTCGTTCTGGGACGAGACGACGATCTTTTCAGAATTTCCGCGCGGCACGGCAGGAGCAAGTTCAAGGAGCTCGAACTGGCCTGCGCGCGCGGCGAGGATTGGCGCCAATCTCTCGAGGCGAAGCTCGCAGACGATCATGACCCGATCATCCCGCTTGGACAGGACATCGCCTTGGCGGCTCCCCTCGCGCGTCGCTACGGCACGACTGGGCGGATCATTCAAGCGATTCGCTCAGGGGCTGAAGAGAGAATTCGGCAGGCGGCGGAGCTGAAGCCATTGGCGCCCGAATCCGCCCTGGCGAAGGCGCATGGCGTGCGCTACCCGATCCTACAGGGTCCGATGACGCGCGTAAGCGATGTCGCGCCTTTCGCCAAATCCGTATCAGAGGCTGACGCGCTTCCCTTCCTTGCGCTCGCCGTCATGCCGGGACCGCAAGCGAGAGAGTTGCTGCTGAAAGCGCGGGAGACCATGGGCGGAAAGCCTTGGGGCGTCGGCATGCTCGGCTTTCTCCCACTGGAATTGCGCCAGGCGCAGATGGAAGCCATCAAGGAGATCAAGCCGCCTTACGCCATCATCGCAGGCGGGCGGCCCAGCCAAGCCAGGGAGATGGAGGAACTCGGCGTTAGTACGTACTTACATGTTCCTTCGCCCGCGTTGCTTCAGGGCTTCATCAACGAAGGCGCCCGGAATTTCATCTTCGAGGGCAGCGAGTGCGGCGGCCACACAGGACCACGCTCGAGCTTTATCTTGTGGGAGTCGGCGTTGGAGGTCCTCCTCGCTTCCGACGTCAAAGACCCGGGGTCGTTTCGAATTCTTTTTGCAGGCGGGGTCCACGACGAGATTTCTGCGGCCATGGTTTCGATTCTGGCGGCGCCGCTTGTCGAGCGCGGCATGGCTGTGGGCGTCTTGATGGGCACGGCCTACCTCTTTACGGAAGAAGCCGTGCGATCGGGCGCCGTCACGCAGGGTTTCCAAGACGAGGCCCTGACTTGCCGAGATACTGCTTTGTTGCAGTCCGGCGTCGGCATTTATACACGATGCGCGAAGACGGCGTTCTGCGACGAATTCGATGACGCCCGACGCAAGCTTTTGCTCGAAGGCAAGTCCGAGAACGACATCCTGATGGCGCTCGAGTTGCTCAACATCGGGCGCCTGCGCATTGCTTCGAAAGGCGTTGTCCGCAACGAGACGCCGGAAAACGGCGGCCGCTACCGGCCTGTCGACTTGGAAACGCAGCGTCGCGACGGATTGTATATGATGGGCGAAGTGGCCCGCCTGCGCAGTCAGAAGACGACCATGGCGGCTCTCCACGAAGCGGTGACCATCGGCGCCGGTAAGGAGCTCGATGCAGCTGCGGGCGTCTTCGCCAAGCCGACGACCAGCGTGACGTCGGCGTCGGGGGAGCCGATCGCCATTGTTGGAATGGCGTGCCTGATGCCACAGGCGAACGATGTGGAGACATACTGGCGGAACATATTGCTTGGAGTGGATACGATACGCGAAGTGCCCCCGGATCGTTGGCGCATGGAAGACTATTTTGATCCCAACCGCGGCGTCAAAGATAAGGTCTATTCTAAGTGGGGCGGCTTTCTCGAGGACATCGCATTCGAGCCGGCTGCTTTCGGCATTCCGCCCGCAAGCCTCTCCTCCATCGAACCCGTTCAGCTGCTCGCGTTGTATGTGGCCAAAAGGGCTTTGCAGGACGCCGGCTTCGAGCAGAGGCCGTTCCCGCGCGATCGCACCGCGACGATCTTTGCATCTGGAGCGATGAACGACTTGGGGACTGAATATGTCTTCAGGACGCTTCTCGCGAAGTTTCTTCCCAGGGTCGAAGGGATATCGAAGGAAGCCGCCGCGCAGATCAAATCGTCGCTCTACACGCAAGACTTGCCTAACTGGACGAGCCACTCGTTTCCTGGCTTCCTGGGCAATGTCGTGGCGGGCCGAGTAGCAAACCGCCTGGATTTGCGTGGAGCGAATTTCACGGTTGACGCGGCTTGCGGCTCGGGACTGGCCGCGCTGGAGGTCGGCGTACGGCAGCTTCGCCACCACAGCGCGGATGTCGCGCTCGTCGGGGCCGTTGACGCCACGAATGGGCCGGTCGGCTTCATGTCCTTCGCTCAAACGCTTGCTCTGTCTCCTCGCGGCCGCTGCCGCCCGTTCGACGAAAGCGCCGATGGCATCGCCCTCGGCGAGGCCATCGCAGCCGTCGTGTTGAAACGGTTGAGCGACGCCGAGCGTGATGGAGACCACATTTACGCTGTGATCAAAGGCGTCGGCTCTTCGAGCGACGGGCGCAGCCGCACATTGACGGCGCCCAGTTCACAAGGACAGGTGTTGGCGCTGCAACGCGCTTATGAGGACGCGGGCGTCGATATCGGCAGCGTCACGCTGATCGAAGCGCATGGCACCGGCACCGTGCTGGGCGACAGATCCGAAGTCGAGGCGCTGTCAATGGCGTTCCCGGCCTCCCAGTCAGCGCAGAAAACCTGCGCCGTGGGCTCGGTCAAATCAATGATCGGACATACCAAGATCGCGGCAGGCCTGGCGTCGATCATCAAGGCGAGTCTCGCCCTCGATCAGCGCGTGCTCCCGCCGACGATCGGCGTCGAGCGTCCACTTCCTCAGTTCGAGCCGTCTCCATTTTACGTCAATACGGAAACGCGGCCCTGGATCACCAGGCCCGCCGACCAACCAAGAAGATGCGGCGTAAGCGCCTTCGGCTTCGGCGGAACAAATTTCCATACGGTTCTGGAGGAGTACCAGGGTGAGTACCGCGAGCACGACGCCCGCGATCTCAACCCTAGAAACGCTGAAATCTTCACGCTTTGTCGAAGCACCCGCGCCGACCTCGAGAACGCTGCAACGACTCTACTGCGCGCCGCATCCGAGACAAGTCAGCCCTCTTTGGCCCAACTCGCGTATTCTTGGCACTTGGATGAGGCGAAGGCGAGGCCGAAGAACGGAGGACAAGTATTCCATTTGTCCATCATCGCAACGTCCGCGGACGATTTGAAGACGAAGCTTAGATCTTTCTCGGATGAGTCGAACGGCGGCAAGCCGGCGCCCGGCGTGTATTTCTGCGACAAGACGAACATCGAAGCAAGCGGCAAGGTCTGCTTTCTCTTTCCCGGCCAGGGCTCCCAGCAACTCAATATGTTGCGCGATCTCGTGACGTCGCGTCGCGCGAGCCATACGCTTTTCGAGCGAGCTGACGCTTTGCTGGAGAAGTCTCTCTCGCGACCCTTATCGTCGTATATTTTCCCGCCGCCGGCCCTGTCGAAGGTCGAGGCGGATCGGCAGAAGTCCGAACTCAATGATACGCGCATCGCTCAACCGGCGCTTGGAGTGATCGAGCTCGCGGCTTACGATCTACTCAGTGAGTTTGGATTGCGGCCGCATTTTCTGGCGGGTCACAGTTTCGGTGAGTATGTCGCGCTATGCGTAGCGGGAGCGATGTCTCGGGAGGAGCTTATCCGGCTGTCCGAGGCGCGCGGCCGCATTTCCGCGAAGGCGGGCGGCGGCCAGAAAATGGCGATGGCCGCCGTCAACGCCGCTGAAGCGAGAGTTGCTGAAGCCATAGCAGGGCCGAGCCTGGCGGTTGAAATAGCGAGCCTCAATGCGCCCGATCAGACGATCATCGCCGGCGCCAGCGAGGCGATAGAAGAGGCGATCAAAGCGTTCGACAAGGAAAACGTGAGAGCCATGCGGCTCGCGGTGACTGCTGCATTCCACACGCAAGCGATGGGAGCCTCTTTAGGCGAGCTTGTCGACGTTCTGGACCGGATCGACGTCAAGACTCCAGCCACTCCAGTGTTCAGTAATACAATCGGCAAGCGATTTCCCGATGAGCCCCAGGCGATCAAGACGCTGCTCGGGCGGCACCTGGTGGAGCCGTTGCGCTTCGTCGATGAAATACAAGAACTGTATGATGAAGGAGCGAGAGTCTTCGTCGAATGTGGGCCAGGCGTCGTGCTGAGCCGGCTTACTGATAACATTCTGGGCAAGCGCCCGCACGCAACGCTCTCTTTGGACGTCGCTGGGCGCCCGGGGTGGCAGCAGCTTGCGCATGTTCTCGCGCAATGCGTTACTCTCGGTCTTCCGGTCAATCTCGATATTTGGTTTCGAAACCGGGGTCTCGCGCCCGTTGGGCTGGAGGAGGCGCTCCAGCGCGCCCGCGCCAGCACGAATCCGCCGCAACTCGCCTGGCGAGTTAATGGGGGGCGGGCTGAACCCTGGTATGCCGCGAAGACCTCCGCAACAGGCCGAAAGCGGCACAGCGAGCTCGCGCCAGCGAAGCGCGAGGATCAGCGGCCGGAGCCTGCGCCATCCATCCCTAGCGAGAGGCCGGCAAATCCGGCAAGTAATGGCGTAATTTATAAATTTGACAGGAGATCAAAAGTGCAGACTGACGAACAGAGCCATAGGCCAGCGGCCCCGCCGCCGACGGCGCCGAATATTGCTCTGTCACCGACCTCGTTCGGGGCAGAAGTCCAATCTAACTTGTCGAGTCTAATCGACCTGCAACGTCAGCAGCAAGAAACGCTGTGGCGCTTCATGGAGTTTCAGGAACGCCTTATGAGCTCGGGGCTTTCCCACTCTTCGCCAGCAGCCTTTGCCGCTTCAGCCGCCGCAGCTTCGCTCTCAACCGAGGCGGCGCCCCTTCCAGTCCGCGCCGCGACGACATCGGAGCCTCTGCAGCGCGCCGCGGAACCCCCGGCAGCGCTCGCGAGGCGTATTGTTCCTCCCGCGCCCGTCCTCCCGAAGTTTGTTACGTCCCCCAGCAAAGTCGAACCGAAGACTCAAGTGCAGGCGCTAAATGGAACAGCGGCGCCGACTCCGGAGAGACGGGGGCCGGAGCCCGCCGCACGAACGCCAAAACCCGCCGAGGCCCCGGCGCTGCCGCCAACCCCTCAGTTCAAAAATGATCTGATTCGCGTCGTCGCGGAACGCACAGGCTACACGGAGGAGATGCTCGATCTCGATGCGCATGTTGAAGCAGATCTGGGCATCGACTCGATCAAGCGAATCGAGATCTTCAGCGAGTTGAAGGATCACTACCCCTTTATGGAGGGACGAGATCAAGAGACGGTGTTCGAAGAGCTTTCGAACCTCAAAACCCTGAGTGCAGTCGTCGCCTGGTACGATTCACTGCGGTCAGCAGACAAGGCGGGAGGCTCTGAAACTGGAAAAAAATCTCCGACTCCGTCGCAGTCTTCGCCTGAGGCGACGGAGTCTTCAAACATGCAGGCCCTCGCGCACGACGCTCGTCGTTACGCGGTAATCCCCTTATCTGCGCCCTTGGGCGCGGATGAGCAGCAGGAACTCCTCTCCAGTGACCGCGTATTGCTTGCGATTGGCGCGCCCGAGACCATGAGCAGCCATTTCCGTGCTGCGCTGGCGGCCAGACACTGTCAGTTTGTCGAAATTTCCGCCGCTGGCGAGACCAAGATGGTTGGCGCCAATCGCGCCGAGGTCGACTTCTCTTCGATCGACGGCGTGAAGAAGCTCAGCGCATTGCTTCACGACCAAGGAAAGAGGGTCGGGGCCATCGCAAACTTCGCAATGGGTGGGGCGGAGGCGACGCAATTCGAAGCCGCGCGCCGATTATTTCTCCTGCTAAAGGCCTTCGAGTCTGATCTGAGGTCCGACAAGCGCGGGAACTGGCTTCTCAACATAACCGCGCTGGACGGACACTTCGGTCTGCGTCGCACACAGCGGTTCGGGGTTCTTCCTGCAGGCACTTTGGGCGTGGCGAAAACCGCCGCAATCGAATGGCCTGAAGTGACGGTCAAATGCCTCGACGTCGATCCCGACATTGATCCAAATAGTCTCGTCGAACATGCCATCCGCGAAATCACGAGCGGGGACCGGGCCACAGAAGTTGGCTTCACGGCGGATGGTCGCTTCGTTCTAGACTTGAAGCCAGACAGCGGAGAAGATCAGAACCTTTCTAACCTCAGCCTCGAACGAAACTCTGTCTTGCTCGTGACTGGCGGCGCTTACGGGATCACCTCGGATATTGTTAAAGCCTTCGCGAGCAAATTTAAGCCAATCATAATTCTTACCGGCCGCAGCCGGCTGTCAGAGCCAGAGTCCCCTGAGACGACTGCGCTCAAAAACGTTGAAGAGCTTCGAAAGTTCTTGATCGAAGACATGCGCGCCGGCAATCCAAAAATCAAGCCGGTGGAAATTGAGAGAGCGCTGCAGCGAATTCTCAAAAACCGCGAAATATCCAGAAATCTCGACGAAATGCGCCTCGCTGGCGCTCGGGTGGAGTATCACTCGATCGACCTGCGCGACAAGCAGGCGTTCAGCAAATTGATCGCGTCCATCTACGAGTCTCACGGACGCATCGACGGAGTATTGCACGGAGCCGGCGTCGTCGACGACAAGCTCATTCGAGACAAGCAGCTCCAGTCGTTCGACGAGGTATTCTCGACAAAGGTTGTCCCGGCGATGGTGTTGGCCGAAAATCTGAAGCCGGAAACGCTGAAATTCTTCGTGTTCTTTTCTTCTATCGCCGGACGATTTGGAAATGCCGGTCAAGCCGACTATAGCGCAGCCAATGAGGTCATTAACAAACTTTCTGGGCGTTTGCGGGTAGATTGGCCGCATGTACAAACCGTCGCAATAAACTGGGGTCCCTGGGACGGTGGGATGGTTCGACAGGAACTACGCGCATTCTTCGCCGCGAAAGACATTTATCCGATTGGTTTGGAGGAAGGGACGCAACGTTGTCTCGAAGAGTTACAATATGGAGCCGACGGGCCGGCAGAAATTGTCGTCACCTCTAGTCTCGATGAGATCGTCAAATTGACAACGCGTTTGAAAGCGCCTGCTTCGGCGGAGCTAACGGTATAG
- a CDS encoding 3-oxoacyl-[acyl-carrier-protein] synthase III C-terminal domain-containing protein — MSQFAPILTGFTPIRLADPTPQGMSLEISAYAFAKSQFRKREHEDGVEFSSVYKDVRQKFLNYALPQDVIKRRQLVFFPKLSDIKFDNGQFSLNEPEHDYLKLFDNYEDLTPKDIKARHGSYAKVVGDCLDEMYSGVDEAPDDLIHVTCSGYLAPSPVERMVSRREWFNTTVTHSYHMGCYGAFPAIKMAHGFLSSSRFSVTPPKDRVDIVHSELLSAHCDTAELKAENIITMTLFADGFIKYSVVDEEWINQRGQPGLKILAFNEHLLPNSADDMTWVPGSTRFHMTLSVMVPVIIKQSVRPFVENLFRRINLDYEQERERLMFAIHPGGPKIVEHIQESLGLTDDQVAISRSIFVENGNMSSATVPHILKEILEEPSITRGTRVVCLGFGPGLTATGLIVEKV; from the coding sequence ATGTCTCAATTTGCTCCCATTCTGACAGGGTTCACGCCAATCCGGCTCGCTGACCCGACCCCCCAAGGCATGAGCTTGGAAATTTCGGCCTACGCATTTGCGAAGTCTCAATTCCGAAAGCGGGAGCACGAGGATGGAGTCGAGTTCTCCAGCGTCTACAAAGATGTACGTCAGAAATTCTTAAATTACGCGCTTCCTCAGGACGTCATCAAGCGTCGGCAACTGGTTTTCTTTCCCAAGCTTTCGGACATAAAGTTCGACAATGGGCAATTCAGCTTGAACGAACCGGAGCACGATTATCTCAAGCTGTTTGATAATTATGAAGATCTAACACCGAAGGACATCAAGGCTCGACATGGAAGCTATGCGAAAGTGGTCGGAGACTGCTTGGACGAAATGTACTCCGGCGTAGATGAAGCGCCGGACGACCTCATCCATGTAACCTGCTCCGGCTATCTCGCTCCGAGCCCAGTCGAGCGGATGGTGTCTCGCAGGGAATGGTTCAACACGACAGTAACGCACAGTTACCATATGGGTTGTTACGGGGCCTTTCCGGCGATCAAGATGGCCCATGGATTTCTTTCATCTTCCCGGTTCAGCGTAACGCCGCCAAAAGATCGTGTGGATATCGTCCACAGCGAGCTCTTGTCCGCCCACTGCGATACAGCTGAGCTCAAGGCTGAAAATATAATAACGATGACGTTATTTGCTGACGGCTTCATCAAATACTCCGTCGTGGACGAAGAATGGATAAATCAGCGTGGCCAGCCCGGGCTAAAAATTCTAGCCTTCAACGAGCATCTTCTGCCCAATTCCGCAGACGACATGACATGGGTGCCGGGCTCTACACGCTTCCATATGACGCTTTCAGTGATGGTTCCGGTCATCATCAAACAGTCGGTTCGTCCCTTCGTCGAAAACCTGTTCCGACGCATCAATCTTGATTATGAACAGGAGAGAGAGAGGCTCATGTTCGCCATTCATCCTGGCGGCCCCAAGATAGTGGAGCACATTCAGGAAAGTCTTGGCCTTACAGATGATCAGGTCGCGATCAGTCGTTCTATTTTCGTCGAAAACGGCAACATGTCGTCTGCGACGGTGCCTCATATCTTGAAGGAAATTTTAGAGGAACCTTCGATTACGCGTGGAACGCGGGTCGTCTGTCTCGGTTTTGGCCCAGGGCTAACTGCGACCGGACTTATCGTGGAAAAAGTATGA
- a CDS encoding 4'-phosphopantetheinyl transferase superfamily protein: protein MGKHDPTDLTLGDATASVDISGRSLVGASPLVSRVLEAEQQTGDFESAGFGASRIGAPDDLEPENSLDESPILPFLGPVKLYEPGKAIRFDRRLCLQRDLYLEDHSFVHAPGVKPASSCLPVLPMTMSLEAMAEAAACLAPGEGLLGFENVTATRWIELEDTDATNLFFAADFVGRDPSTGVTRIKTSIYVPAQKAPAIEATVLFGSDYCVGLDFEFSEFENPRSFPQSGEALYAERHMFHGPSFQCLHGEMIVADNGAIGDFVILSSENLFDFTRSPQLLACPTLLDAVGQFIGVWALAHERFAFPIGLGRLEIYCPTPPVGTLTPVRLEITNDQGKMLQANVEIQDGQGGVWMRIADWRSWKFKWPRRIVDFRRLPHRYLLSRDAPIGPSAPQSVSLMVSDEDLRGFDLMLLARYYLDEVEFQRYKALKRFPERQRQWLLGRVVAKDAARKWVRSDLSQDFLHPAAVPLNSDDGDGPPRVTLGAAGVAPKISIAHCNDRAIAIAQSEPVGVDIEQIKTRDAAVLEAFICDRERDLLAAFSPEEFDVLCTKLWCAKEAVAKLLGVGIGSLMKSLEAVQIMENGEIIIMDQARARVYPVQTFRDEDYILAYATQVAASEQVAMT from the coding sequence ATGGGAAAGCACGACCCGACCGATCTGACCCTCGGAGATGCGACCGCCTCCGTCGACATTTCCGGTCGTTCGCTGGTTGGCGCTTCGCCGCTTGTGAGCCGGGTGCTCGAGGCAGAACAACAAACAGGAGATTTCGAATCGGCTGGATTCGGGGCCTCGCGCATTGGAGCCCCTGACGATTTGGAACCAGAGAACTCCCTTGATGAAAGTCCAATCCTTCCATTCTTGGGGCCGGTCAAGCTTTACGAGCCGGGAAAGGCGATAAGATTCGATCGGCGACTCTGCTTGCAACGAGATCTCTATCTGGAAGATCACTCATTTGTGCACGCGCCAGGAGTAAAGCCCGCGTCATCGTGTCTGCCGGTATTGCCCATGACCATGAGTCTAGAGGCGATGGCGGAAGCCGCCGCTTGCCTGGCCCCGGGGGAAGGATTGCTCGGCTTCGAGAATGTCACGGCGACTCGGTGGATCGAGCTTGAAGACACTGACGCCACAAATCTCTTCTTCGCTGCGGACTTTGTTGGTCGAGACCCTTCCACGGGCGTAACGCGGATTAAGACGTCAATTTACGTCCCGGCCCAAAAGGCTCCCGCTATTGAAGCAACAGTCTTGTTCGGGAGCGACTACTGCGTTGGGCTCGATTTCGAATTCTCAGAGTTCGAGAACCCGCGGTCCTTTCCACAGTCTGGCGAGGCGCTTTACGCCGAAAGGCATATGTTTCATGGTCCAAGCTTCCAGTGCCTTCATGGCGAAATGATCGTTGCAGACAATGGCGCGATAGGCGACTTCGTGATCTTGTCATCGGAAAATCTTTTCGATTTTACGCGAAGCCCGCAACTCCTCGCGTGCCCGACTCTATTGGATGCCGTGGGCCAGTTCATCGGCGTTTGGGCTTTGGCGCATGAACGTTTCGCGTTTCCAATTGGATTGGGCAGGCTGGAAATTTATTGCCCTACGCCGCCGGTCGGCACGCTCACGCCGGTTCGGTTGGAAATTACAAACGATCAAGGAAAGATGCTCCAGGCGAATGTCGAGATCCAGGACGGCCAAGGCGGCGTCTGGATGAGGATCGCCGACTGGCGCAGTTGGAAATTCAAATGGCCTCGACGCATCGTTGACTTCCGTCGCTTACCTCATCGCTATCTTTTGAGTCGAGACGCGCCAATCGGCCCAAGTGCGCCCCAAAGCGTATCCTTGATGGTTTCGGACGAGGATTTGCGTGGTTTCGATCTCATGTTGCTCGCGCGTTATTACTTGGATGAAGTCGAATTTCAGCGATACAAAGCCTTGAAGCGCTTTCCTGAACGCCAGCGACAGTGGCTCCTGGGGCGGGTCGTGGCCAAGGACGCCGCTCGGAAATGGGTCAGGAGCGATCTCTCTCAGGACTTTCTTCATCCGGCGGCCGTGCCTCTAAATTCCGACGATGGCGACGGACCGCCACGCGTAACCCTAGGCGCCGCGGGCGTTGCGCCGAAAATCTCTATAGCGCATTGCAACGATCGTGCGATTGCGATAGCGCAGAGCGAACCGGTGGGCGTGGATATTGAACAAATTAAAACCAGAGATGCGGCAGTGTTGGAAGCATTCATATGTGATCGTGAGCGGGACTTGCTTGCAGCTTTCAGTCCTGAGGAGTTCGACGTCTTGTGCACCAAATTATGGTGCGCCAAGGAGGCTGTCGCCAAGCTCCTTGGAGTTGGGATTGGAAGTTTGATGAAATCGCTCGAAGCGGTGCAGATCATGGAAAACGGAGAGATCATAATCATGGATCAGGCGCGCGCCCGCGTATATCCGGTTCAGACGTTCCGTGACGAAGATTATATCCTTGCATATGCGACGCAAGTGGCTGCTTCGGAGCAAGTCGCCATGACCTGA